One genomic region from Balaenoptera acutorostrata chromosome 1, mBalAcu1.1, whole genome shotgun sequence encodes:
- the AGO4 gene encoding protein argonaute-4 isoform X1 — protein sequence MEALGPGPPTSLFQPPRRPGLGTVGKPIRLLANHFQVQIPKIDVYHYDVDIKPEKRPRRVNRDVVDTMVRHFKMQVFGDRQPGYDGKRNMYTAHPLPIGRERVDMEVTLPGEGKDQTFKVSIQWVSVVSLQLLLEALAGHLNEVPDDSVQALDVITRHLPSMRYTPVGRSFFSPPEGYYHPLGGGREVWFGFHQSVRPAMWNMMLNIDVSATAFYRAQPIIEFMCEVLDIQNINEQTKPLTDSQRVKFTKEIRGLKVEVTHCGQMKRKYRVCNVTRRPASHQTFPLQLENGQAMECTVAQYFKQKYSLQLKYPHLPCLQVGQEQKHTYLPLEVCNIVAGQRCIKKLTDNQTSTMIKATARSAPDRQEEISRLVKSNSMVGGPDPYLKEFGIVVHNEMTELTGRVLPAPMLQYGGRNKTVATPNQGVWDMRGKQFYAGIEIKVWAVACFAPQKQCREDLLKSFTDQLRKISKDAGMPIQGQPCFCKYAQGADSVEPMFKHLKMTYVGLQLIVVILPGKTPVYAEVKRVGDTLLGMATQCVQVKNVVKTSPQTLSNLCLKINAKLGGINNVLVPHQRPSVFQQPVIFLGADVTHPPAGDGKKPSIAAVVGSMDGHPSRYCATVRVQTSRQEISQELLYSQEVIQDLTNMVRELLIQFYKSTRFKPTRIIYYRGGVSEGQMKQVAWPELIAIRKACISLEEDYRPGITYIVVQKRHHTRLFCADKTERVGKSGNVPAGTTVDSTITHPSEFDFYLCSHAGIQGTSRPSHYQVLWDDNCFTADELQLLTYQLCHTYVRCTRSVSIPAPAYYARLVAFRARYHLVDKDHDSAEGSHVSGQSNGRDPQALAKAVQIHHDTQHTMYFA from the exons GACCTCCAACCAGCCTGTTTCAGCCACCTCGTCGTCCTGGCCTTGGAACTGTTGGAAAACCAATTCGACTGTTAGCCAATCATTTTCAGGTTCAGATTCCTAAAATAGATGTGTATCACTATGACGTGGATATTAAACCAGAAAAACGGCCTCGTAGAGTCAACAG GGACGTAGTAGATACAATGGTGCGACACTTCAAGATGCAGGTATTTGGTGATCGGCAGCCTGGCTATGATGGCAAAAGAAACATGTACACAGCACATCCACTGCCAATTGGACGGGAGAGG GTTGATATGGAAGTGACCCTTCCAGGTGAGGGTAAAGACCAGACCTTTAAAGTGTCTATTCAGTGGGTATCAGTTGTGAGCCTTCAGTTGCTTTTAGAAGCTTTGGCCGGGCACTTGAATGAAGTCCCAGATGACTCAGTTCAAGCACTTGATGTTATCACAAGACACCTTCCCTCCATGAG gtacaCTCCAGTGGGTCGCTCCTTTTTCTCACCCCCTGAAGGTTACTACCACCctctgggagggggcagggaggtttGGTTTGGCTTTCATCAGTCTGTGAGACCTGCCATGTGGAATATGATGCTGAATATTGATG TATCTGCAACTGCTTTCTACCGGGCTCAGCCTATCATTGAGTTCATGTGTGAGGTTTTAGACATTCAGAACATCAATGAACAGACCAAACCTCTAACAGACTCGCAGCGTGTCAAGTTTACCAAAGAAATCAGAG GTCTTAAAGTTGAGGTGACCCACTGTGGACAGATGAAACGAAAATATCGAGTGTGTAATGTGACTAGACGGCCAGCCAGTCATCAGAC TTTTCCCTTACAGCTAGAAAATGGGCAAGCAATGGAATGTACAGTAGCTCAATATTTTAAGCAAAAGTATAGTCTGCAACTGAAATACCCGCATCTTCCCTGTCTCCAGGTGGGACAAGAACAAAAGCATACATACTTGCCACTTGAG GTTTGTAATATAGTGGCAGGACAACGATGTATAAAGAAGCTCACGGACAATCAGACTTCCACGATGATCAAAGCCACAGCAAGATCTGCTCCTGACAGACAGGAAGAAATCAGTAGACTG GTGAAGAGTAACAGCATGGTGGGCGGACCTGATCCATATCTTAAAGAATTTGGTATTGTTGTCCACAATGAAATGACTGAGCTCACAGGCAGGGTACTTCCAGCACCAATGCTGCAATACGGAGGCCGg aataaaacggTAGCCACACCCAACCAGGGTGTCTGGGACATGCGAGGAAAGCAGTTTTATGCTGGCATTGAAATTAAAGTTTGGGCAGTTGCTTGTTTTGCGCCTCAGAAACAATGTAGGGAAGATTTACTAAA GAGTTTCACTGACCAGCTCCGTAAAATCTCTAAGGATGCAGGAATGCCCATCCAGGGTCAGCCATGTTTTTGCAAGTATGCACAAGGTGCAGACAGCGTGGAGCCCATGTTTAAACACCTGAAAATGACATATGTGGGCCTACAGCTAATAGTGGTTATCTTGCCTGGGAAGACACCAGTATATG CGGAGGTGAAACGTGTTGGAGATACCCTCCTGGGTATGGCTACACAGTGTGTCCAGGTAAAAAATGTAGTGAAGACTTCACCTCAAACCCTTTCCAACCTTTGCCTGAAGATAAATGCAAAGCTCGGAGGAATTAACAACGTGCTTGTACCTCATCAAAG GCCCTCGGTGTTCCAGCAGCCTGTCATCTTCCTGGGAGCGGATGTCACGCACCCCCCAGCAGGGGATGGGAAGAAGCCTTCCATTGCTGCTGTCGTTGGCAGTATGGACGGCCACCCCAGCCGGTACTGTGCCACCGTTCGGGTGCAGACGTCCCGCCAGGAGATCTCCCAGGAGCTCCTCTATAGTCAGGAGGTAATCCAGGACCTTACTAACATGGTTCGAGAGCTGCTGATCCAGTTCTACAAATCCACACGCTTCAAACCCACTCGGATCATCTATTACCGTGGAGGGGTATCCGAGGGACAGATGAAACAG GTAGCTTGGCCAGAACTAATAGCAATTCGAAAGGCATGTATTAGTTTGGAAGAAGATTACCGGCCAGGAATAACCTATATTGTGGTGCAGAAAAGACATCACACACGACTCTTCTGTGCAGATAAAACAGAGAGG gtggggAAAAGTGGCAATGTACCAGCAGGCACTACCGTGGATAGCACCATCACGCATCCATCTGAGTTTGACTTTTACCTCTGTAGTCATGCAGGAATTCAG GGAACCAGCCGTCCTTCACATTACCAGGTCTTGTGGGATGACAACTGCTTCACTGCAGATGAGCTCCAGTTACTAACTTACCAGCTATGTCATACCTATGTGCGGTGCACACGCTCAGTCTCTATTCCAGCCCCTGCCTATTATGCCCGCCTTGTAGCATTCAGGGCAAGGTATCATCTGGTGGATAAAGATCATGACAG
- the AGO4 gene encoding protein argonaute-4 isoform X3 yields MEALGPGPPTSLFQPPRRPGLGTVGKPIRLLANHFQVQIPKIDVYHYDVDIKPEKRPRRVNRDVVDTMVRHFKMQVFGDRQPGYDGKRNMYTAHPLPIGRERVDMEVTLPGEGKDQTFKVSIQWVSVVSLQLLLEALAGHLNEVPDDSVQALDVITRHLPSMRYTPVGRSFFSPPEGYYHPLGGGREVWFGFHQSVRPAMWNMMLNIDVSATAFYRAQPIIEFMCEVLDIQNINEQTKPLTDSQRVKFTKEIRGLKVEVTHCGQMKRKYRVCNVTRRPASHQTFPLQLENGQAMECTVAQYFKQKYSLQLKYPHLPCLQVGQEQKHTYLPLEVCNIVAGQRCIKKLTDNQTSTMIKATARSAPDRQEEISRLVKSNSMVGGPDPYLKEFGIVVHNEMTELTGRVLPAPMLQYGGRNKTVATPNQGVWDMRGKQFYAGIEIKVWAVACFAPQKQCREDLLKSFTDQLRKISKDAGMPIQGQPCFCKYAQGADSVEPMFKHLKMTYVGLQLIVVILPGKTPVYAEVKRVGDTLLGMATQCVQVKNVVKTSPQTLSNLCLKINAKLGGINNVLVPHQRPSVFQQPVIFLGADVTHPPAGDGKKPSIAAVVGSMDGHPSRYCATVRVQTSRQEISQELLYSQEVIQDLTNMVRELLIQFYKSTRFKPTRIIYYRGGVSEGQMKQVAWPELIAIRKACISLEEDYRPGITYIVVQKRHHTRLFCADKTERVGKSGNVPAGTTVDSTITHPSEFDFYLCSHAGIQCGRQSCVRTEQRPRSSGLG; encoded by the exons GACCTCCAACCAGCCTGTTTCAGCCACCTCGTCGTCCTGGCCTTGGAACTGTTGGAAAACCAATTCGACTGTTAGCCAATCATTTTCAGGTTCAGATTCCTAAAATAGATGTGTATCACTATGACGTGGATATTAAACCAGAAAAACGGCCTCGTAGAGTCAACAG GGACGTAGTAGATACAATGGTGCGACACTTCAAGATGCAGGTATTTGGTGATCGGCAGCCTGGCTATGATGGCAAAAGAAACATGTACACAGCACATCCACTGCCAATTGGACGGGAGAGG GTTGATATGGAAGTGACCCTTCCAGGTGAGGGTAAAGACCAGACCTTTAAAGTGTCTATTCAGTGGGTATCAGTTGTGAGCCTTCAGTTGCTTTTAGAAGCTTTGGCCGGGCACTTGAATGAAGTCCCAGATGACTCAGTTCAAGCACTTGATGTTATCACAAGACACCTTCCCTCCATGAG gtacaCTCCAGTGGGTCGCTCCTTTTTCTCACCCCCTGAAGGTTACTACCACCctctgggagggggcagggaggtttGGTTTGGCTTTCATCAGTCTGTGAGACCTGCCATGTGGAATATGATGCTGAATATTGATG TATCTGCAACTGCTTTCTACCGGGCTCAGCCTATCATTGAGTTCATGTGTGAGGTTTTAGACATTCAGAACATCAATGAACAGACCAAACCTCTAACAGACTCGCAGCGTGTCAAGTTTACCAAAGAAATCAGAG GTCTTAAAGTTGAGGTGACCCACTGTGGACAGATGAAACGAAAATATCGAGTGTGTAATGTGACTAGACGGCCAGCCAGTCATCAGAC TTTTCCCTTACAGCTAGAAAATGGGCAAGCAATGGAATGTACAGTAGCTCAATATTTTAAGCAAAAGTATAGTCTGCAACTGAAATACCCGCATCTTCCCTGTCTCCAGGTGGGACAAGAACAAAAGCATACATACTTGCCACTTGAG GTTTGTAATATAGTGGCAGGACAACGATGTATAAAGAAGCTCACGGACAATCAGACTTCCACGATGATCAAAGCCACAGCAAGATCTGCTCCTGACAGACAGGAAGAAATCAGTAGACTG GTGAAGAGTAACAGCATGGTGGGCGGACCTGATCCATATCTTAAAGAATTTGGTATTGTTGTCCACAATGAAATGACTGAGCTCACAGGCAGGGTACTTCCAGCACCAATGCTGCAATACGGAGGCCGg aataaaacggTAGCCACACCCAACCAGGGTGTCTGGGACATGCGAGGAAAGCAGTTTTATGCTGGCATTGAAATTAAAGTTTGGGCAGTTGCTTGTTTTGCGCCTCAGAAACAATGTAGGGAAGATTTACTAAA GAGTTTCACTGACCAGCTCCGTAAAATCTCTAAGGATGCAGGAATGCCCATCCAGGGTCAGCCATGTTTTTGCAAGTATGCACAAGGTGCAGACAGCGTGGAGCCCATGTTTAAACACCTGAAAATGACATATGTGGGCCTACAGCTAATAGTGGTTATCTTGCCTGGGAAGACACCAGTATATG CGGAGGTGAAACGTGTTGGAGATACCCTCCTGGGTATGGCTACACAGTGTGTCCAGGTAAAAAATGTAGTGAAGACTTCACCTCAAACCCTTTCCAACCTTTGCCTGAAGATAAATGCAAAGCTCGGAGGAATTAACAACGTGCTTGTACCTCATCAAAG GCCCTCGGTGTTCCAGCAGCCTGTCATCTTCCTGGGAGCGGATGTCACGCACCCCCCAGCAGGGGATGGGAAGAAGCCTTCCATTGCTGCTGTCGTTGGCAGTATGGACGGCCACCCCAGCCGGTACTGTGCCACCGTTCGGGTGCAGACGTCCCGCCAGGAGATCTCCCAGGAGCTCCTCTATAGTCAGGAGGTAATCCAGGACCTTACTAACATGGTTCGAGAGCTGCTGATCCAGTTCTACAAATCCACACGCTTCAAACCCACTCGGATCATCTATTACCGTGGAGGGGTATCCGAGGGACAGATGAAACAG GTAGCTTGGCCAGAACTAATAGCAATTCGAAAGGCATGTATTAGTTTGGAAGAAGATTACCGGCCAGGAATAACCTATATTGTGGTGCAGAAAAGACATCACACACGACTCTTCTGTGCAGATAAAACAGAGAGG gtggggAAAAGTGGCAATGTACCAGCAGGCACTACCGTGGATAGCACCATCACGCATCCATCTGAGTTTGACTTTTACCTCTGTAGTCATGCAGGAATTCAG
- the AGO4 gene encoding protein argonaute-4 isoform X2 → MVRHFKMQVFGDRQPGYDGKRNMYTAHPLPIGRERVDMEVTLPGEGKDQTFKVSIQWVSVVSLQLLLEALAGHLNEVPDDSVQALDVITRHLPSMRYTPVGRSFFSPPEGYYHPLGGGREVWFGFHQSVRPAMWNMMLNIDVSATAFYRAQPIIEFMCEVLDIQNINEQTKPLTDSQRVKFTKEIRGLKVEVTHCGQMKRKYRVCNVTRRPASHQTFPLQLENGQAMECTVAQYFKQKYSLQLKYPHLPCLQVGQEQKHTYLPLEVCNIVAGQRCIKKLTDNQTSTMIKATARSAPDRQEEISRLVKSNSMVGGPDPYLKEFGIVVHNEMTELTGRVLPAPMLQYGGRNKTVATPNQGVWDMRGKQFYAGIEIKVWAVACFAPQKQCREDLLKSFTDQLRKISKDAGMPIQGQPCFCKYAQGADSVEPMFKHLKMTYVGLQLIVVILPGKTPVYAEVKRVGDTLLGMATQCVQVKNVVKTSPQTLSNLCLKINAKLGGINNVLVPHQRPSVFQQPVIFLGADVTHPPAGDGKKPSIAAVVGSMDGHPSRYCATVRVQTSRQEISQELLYSQEVIQDLTNMVRELLIQFYKSTRFKPTRIIYYRGGVSEGQMKQVAWPELIAIRKACISLEEDYRPGITYIVVQKRHHTRLFCADKTERVGKSGNVPAGTTVDSTITHPSEFDFYLCSHAGIQGTSRPSHYQVLWDDNCFTADELQLLTYQLCHTYVRCTRSVSIPAPAYYARLVAFRARYHLVDKDHDSAEGSHVSGQSNGRDPQALAKAVQIHHDTQHTMYFA, encoded by the exons ATGGTGCGACACTTCAAGATGCAGGTATTTGGTGATCGGCAGCCTGGCTATGATGGCAAAAGAAACATGTACACAGCACATCCACTGCCAATTGGACGGGAGAGG GTTGATATGGAAGTGACCCTTCCAGGTGAGGGTAAAGACCAGACCTTTAAAGTGTCTATTCAGTGGGTATCAGTTGTGAGCCTTCAGTTGCTTTTAGAAGCTTTGGCCGGGCACTTGAATGAAGTCCCAGATGACTCAGTTCAAGCACTTGATGTTATCACAAGACACCTTCCCTCCATGAG gtacaCTCCAGTGGGTCGCTCCTTTTTCTCACCCCCTGAAGGTTACTACCACCctctgggagggggcagggaggtttGGTTTGGCTTTCATCAGTCTGTGAGACCTGCCATGTGGAATATGATGCTGAATATTGATG TATCTGCAACTGCTTTCTACCGGGCTCAGCCTATCATTGAGTTCATGTGTGAGGTTTTAGACATTCAGAACATCAATGAACAGACCAAACCTCTAACAGACTCGCAGCGTGTCAAGTTTACCAAAGAAATCAGAG GTCTTAAAGTTGAGGTGACCCACTGTGGACAGATGAAACGAAAATATCGAGTGTGTAATGTGACTAGACGGCCAGCCAGTCATCAGAC TTTTCCCTTACAGCTAGAAAATGGGCAAGCAATGGAATGTACAGTAGCTCAATATTTTAAGCAAAAGTATAGTCTGCAACTGAAATACCCGCATCTTCCCTGTCTCCAGGTGGGACAAGAACAAAAGCATACATACTTGCCACTTGAG GTTTGTAATATAGTGGCAGGACAACGATGTATAAAGAAGCTCACGGACAATCAGACTTCCACGATGATCAAAGCCACAGCAAGATCTGCTCCTGACAGACAGGAAGAAATCAGTAGACTG GTGAAGAGTAACAGCATGGTGGGCGGACCTGATCCATATCTTAAAGAATTTGGTATTGTTGTCCACAATGAAATGACTGAGCTCACAGGCAGGGTACTTCCAGCACCAATGCTGCAATACGGAGGCCGg aataaaacggTAGCCACACCCAACCAGGGTGTCTGGGACATGCGAGGAAAGCAGTTTTATGCTGGCATTGAAATTAAAGTTTGGGCAGTTGCTTGTTTTGCGCCTCAGAAACAATGTAGGGAAGATTTACTAAA GAGTTTCACTGACCAGCTCCGTAAAATCTCTAAGGATGCAGGAATGCCCATCCAGGGTCAGCCATGTTTTTGCAAGTATGCACAAGGTGCAGACAGCGTGGAGCCCATGTTTAAACACCTGAAAATGACATATGTGGGCCTACAGCTAATAGTGGTTATCTTGCCTGGGAAGACACCAGTATATG CGGAGGTGAAACGTGTTGGAGATACCCTCCTGGGTATGGCTACACAGTGTGTCCAGGTAAAAAATGTAGTGAAGACTTCACCTCAAACCCTTTCCAACCTTTGCCTGAAGATAAATGCAAAGCTCGGAGGAATTAACAACGTGCTTGTACCTCATCAAAG GCCCTCGGTGTTCCAGCAGCCTGTCATCTTCCTGGGAGCGGATGTCACGCACCCCCCAGCAGGGGATGGGAAGAAGCCTTCCATTGCTGCTGTCGTTGGCAGTATGGACGGCCACCCCAGCCGGTACTGTGCCACCGTTCGGGTGCAGACGTCCCGCCAGGAGATCTCCCAGGAGCTCCTCTATAGTCAGGAGGTAATCCAGGACCTTACTAACATGGTTCGAGAGCTGCTGATCCAGTTCTACAAATCCACACGCTTCAAACCCACTCGGATCATCTATTACCGTGGAGGGGTATCCGAGGGACAGATGAAACAG GTAGCTTGGCCAGAACTAATAGCAATTCGAAAGGCATGTATTAGTTTGGAAGAAGATTACCGGCCAGGAATAACCTATATTGTGGTGCAGAAAAGACATCACACACGACTCTTCTGTGCAGATAAAACAGAGAGG gtggggAAAAGTGGCAATGTACCAGCAGGCACTACCGTGGATAGCACCATCACGCATCCATCTGAGTTTGACTTTTACCTCTGTAGTCATGCAGGAATTCAG GGAACCAGCCGTCCTTCACATTACCAGGTCTTGTGGGATGACAACTGCTTCACTGCAGATGAGCTCCAGTTACTAACTTACCAGCTATGTCATACCTATGTGCGGTGCACACGCTCAGTCTCTATTCCAGCCCCTGCCTATTATGCCCGCCTTGTAGCATTCAGGGCAAGGTATCATCTGGTGGATAAAGATCATGACAG